CTGGAAAACGCGATTTTTTATGCTCACGACGGCATTCCAGTGACGCGCTCGCAGACCGTCACCACCGCCAAGAAGCTCGGCGAACTGAAATCGCTGCCCGGCTTCGCGGAAACTTTCCTCGTGGGCGGCGAGGTGCCCCAGCCCGGCGAGCGGCTGCGGCTCCCGCAGCTTGGCAAAACGCTGAAGGCGCTGGCCGATGACGGCCTCGACAGTTTCTATCGCGGCCGCCTTGCCGCCAGCATCGCAAAGGAGCTGAAAGCGCTCGGCAGTCCGGTGTCGGCCGACGACCTCGCGAGATATCGCGCGACGGTTTGCAAGCCGCTCGAACTCGCGCACAGCCTCGGCAAGATCTACAACATGACGCCGCCGACGCAGGGCCTCGTCTCGCTCATCATCCTCGGCCTGCTCGATCGCCTCGACATCAACCGCTTCGGCCCGGACAGCGCGGAATACATCCACTGCGTGGTGGAGGCGACCAAGCAGGCCTTCCTGATCCGCGACAGCCACATCACCGATCCCGCTTTCATGCGCGACGATCCGCAATCGTTCCTCGCGCCCGAACATCTGGACAAGCTGCGCGCCGCCATCAGCATGGAGAAGGCGCTGCCGTGGGGTCAGGGCAAGGGCCCCGCCGACACCGTGTGGATGGGCGTGATCGACGGCGAAGGCCGCGCGGTCTCCTTCATCCAGAGCATCTATCACGAATACGGCAGCGGCCTCGTGCTGTCGGAGACCGGCCTCAACTGGCAGAATCGCGGCTGCTCGTTCTCGCTCGACTCCAAACACATCAACGCGCTGGCGCCGAACAAGAAACCGTTCCACACGCTCAATCCCGCGCTCGCGCGGCTGAACGACGGGCGCGTCATGGTCTACGGCACGATGGGCGGCGACGGCCAGCCGCAGACGCAGGCCGCCGTGTTCACGCGCTACGCCGTCTACAATCAGACCATGCAGGCCGCGATCACCGCGCCGCGCTGGCTCTTGGGGCGCACATGGGGCGACGACACCGACAGCCTGAAGCTGGAGGGACGCTTTCCGGCAGAAACCCGCCGCAAGCTCGAGGCGCTGGGACACGAGGTCGAGATGGTCGAGGACTTCGACGAGATCGTCGGCCATGCCGGCGGCATCGCGCGCTTCGCCAACGGCGTGCTCGAAGGCGGCAGCGATCCGCGCAGCAACGGCGGCGTCGCGGGCTTCTGAAGTTCATCCGCAACGGCGCAGCGCGCGGCTGCACTGTTGCGGATGCGTGCGGCGAAGCAATCCGGCTGGACCTACCCCATCCGGGTTGCTTCGCCCGCGAATGAAAAAGTTCTATTTCGGAGCGACCGGACGCACCACGCCCCAGCCGATCCGCAACGGCTCCAGCCGCCCCTCGATCAGGCGATCGAAGGTGCGCGGCACTTCGGCGGCAAGACCGGGAAACATTTTCGCAATCGCCTCCGGCGGCGCGCCGACCGTATCGTGCGCGCGCCAGACGACAAGACCGCCGCCGGTGTTGATGGTGGCTGCGTCCACCCACGGCGTCTTGCCAAGATTCGAGAACAGCACCTGCGGCCGCGTCGGCGCGCCGAGACCGATCAGCGATGCGATCTGCGGATCGCCGGCGACGGCTGGCAGCGGACGGTTGGTCCGCAGCCTGTAATTGTCGGCGAAGAATTTTCCCATCGCGCGCGCGGGCAGCGAGGTCTGCGCCTCCGTGGCGTCGGTCCATGGCTGCACGAACACCGTCGTCAGGACCACGATCACGGGCGCGGCCAGCGCCAGCAGCCAGATCGTGCGCAGCACCTGCTGGCGGCGCAGGTAAATCAGGTCACCTCCCAGGATGACGGCGAGAAGGCCGATCAGCATCAGCGCGACGCCCTCGCCCCCGGCGACATGATCGAACCCGAAGACTGGCGACGCCAGCGTGAACAACAACGGCGGCAAGGCTCCGAAGAACACCACGAATAGCCGCGCCAGCGGATCGACCGGCGGGCGGAAGATCGCGGGTGCGTCCTCGCTTTTGCGATCGAAGATGCGCGCGTTCGCCGCAACGAGCGCCACGACGCCGAGCGCCGACAACATGAGCGCGCCGAACAGCCCGCCCGACTGCCACGCATAGGCCTCGAGCGAAAGGAGCGCGGGGCGAGGCAATGCCGCGCCGTTGCGCGCCAGCCAGATCATATAGGGCAACGCGATGACCGCGATCACCAGCGCGCCATATAACGGATCGATCGAGCGCAACGCCGCGCGCCCGCGCGAGGTCGCCAGCGCGAAGATCGCGAGCAGAGCCAGCAGCACCGGCGCCATCGCTGTGGTGAGGAACAACAGCCCGATCTCGATCGACAGCGCGAACCACGCGCCGCGCTGCCGCTCGCCGATCACCCGCCATGCATGCAGAAGCGTCAGCGCCCAGAGCGGCCGCGCCAGCACGTCGGGGCCGAATTCCAGTCCCGGAAAACTGAAGGCCGCGATGGCCAGCGTCAGCAGCGCCGCAAGCACGCCCTGCTGCGCGCCGACCAGCGCGCGCGCGAGCATGAACACCGCGCCCATCATCACCGCGAAGCAGATCTGCGCCAGCAGATACACGCCGAAGGCGTAACCGCCGACGGCACGGAACGCGATGTCGGCGAGCCAGAACGACAGCGGCGGCCCGAGCGCGGTGCCGACCTGATACTCGCGGCCGAACGCCAGCACGGTCGGCGCGTCGCCGGGCGGGCTGAGATAGAGCGCCGCCGGCACCAACAGCCACAGCAGCGCCAGCGCGAGCACGGCGCTCCAGAGAATCCAGCGCGGCTTGGCGCGGACGAGTTCGACGATCAGGGAGGTGAAGCGCATCGCGCGGACGAACCGGGGCGGGAGGGCAAAAAGACCGTTCAGCTCTTGATAAAGGCCCGCGCCGGATCAGGCAAC
The nucleotide sequence above comes from [Pseudomonas] carboxydohydrogena. Encoded proteins:
- a CDS encoding gamma-glutamyltransferase family protein, which codes for MLQTVRSTRGMAVAPHALAAQAAVDILRSGGNAIEAMVAAASTIAVVYPHMNSIGGDGFWTISCPGQPVVAIEACGAAAGGISIDYYTAKGCAKIPSRGPDAANTVAGTIGGWQAALDISREWGGRLPLGRLLENAIFYAHDGIPVTRSQTVTTAKKLGELKSLPGFAETFLVGGEVPQPGERLRLPQLGKTLKALADDGLDSFYRGRLAASIAKELKALGSPVSADDLARYRATVCKPLELAHSLGKIYNMTPPTQGLVSLIILGLLDRLDINRFGPDSAEYIHCVVEATKQAFLIRDSHITDPAFMRDDPQSFLAPEHLDKLRAAISMEKALPWGQGKGPADTVWMGVIDGEGRAVSFIQSIYHEYGSGLVLSETGLNWQNRGCSFSLDSKHINALAPNKKPFHTLNPALARLNDGRVMVYGTMGGDGQPQTQAAVFTRYAVYNQTMQAAITAPRWLLGRTWGDDTDSLKLEGRFPAETRRKLEALGHEVEMVEDFDEIVGHAGGIARFANGVLEGGSDPRSNGGVAGF
- a CDS encoding glycosyltransferase family 39 protein, whose protein sequence is MRFTSLIVELVRAKPRWILWSAVLALALLWLLVPAALYLSPPGDAPTVLAFGREYQVGTALGPPLSFWLADIAFRAVGGYAFGVYLLAQICFAVMMGAVFMLARALVGAQQGVLAALLTLAIAAFSFPGLEFGPDVLARPLWALTLLHAWRVIGERQRGAWFALSIEIGLLFLTTAMAPVLLALLAIFALATSRGRAALRSIDPLYGALVIAVIALPYMIWLARNGAALPRPALLSLEAYAWQSGGLFGALMLSALGVVALVAANARIFDRKSEDAPAIFRPPVDPLARLFVVFFGALPPLLFTLASPVFGFDHVAGGEGVALMLIGLLAVILGGDLIYLRRQQVLRTIWLLALAAPVIVVLTTVFVQPWTDATEAQTSLPARAMGKFFADNYRLRTNRPLPAVAGDPQIASLIGLGAPTRPQVLFSNLGKTPWVDAATINTGGGLVVWRAHDTVGAPPEAIAKMFPGLAAEVPRTFDRLIEGRLEPLRIGWGVVRPVAPK